The Arachis ipaensis cultivar K30076 chromosome B07, Araip1.1, whole genome shotgun sequence genomic interval GCAGATAATATTCAGAACTTAATatgtaaatcaaaataaaagatgAGGTGCTAGGTTACGCTTTTTAATTTCTATATGGAAGGAAGGCTGGGGTTGAATCCGGTTATGGGAAGGAGGGGTGCTGCACAAAGGGGTGGTGTCAGTTAAAAAGGAAATCAGACCGTGGGTGTAGGTATGTGCAAGTCGGACCGTGCGACATGCAGCTGCTCCCCAACACGGACCCTGCGACATGCTGGAGCTCTTCAACTCGGACCCTGCGACATGTAGCTCACAACACGGATGGTCCGTTTTGTGACTCCCTGGACACGCGTCGTCCAACCCTCGCTCTCCAAACGGTGCACTGATTACCAATATAGTGCATGAAGTCGGGACACCCACTATCCGATAACTCACTTTCAGCATTCACCCCTAACTTCCAaactccattcttcttcttcattcctctGCTGGTAGTGAGTGTCTTTggtgaaaaaataaagaaaatgctaaagaaatataaaatcaaagATGTTGATCGTCCTGAACTTCATATTAGACACTATATCAGCCATTCTGATTATGTAAgtttatttaatattttgttaaatttttataattataaatattgttcttACAATTTAGTTGTTCCTGTTATTATTAGGATCTGAGGTTAGAAATATACATAGAACGGTTAgaactattttttaaatttttttaaattttttcctgaatttttttattatttattttttaaaattgttattgttatggtctgaattattattattgttgttacatAAAATCTGAAAATGTAGTTAGAATGATGTTATATTTATGTAAAACAAAgacaatatttttttgaatttgtttaattatttttaatatatttattattagtgTTAGGAAGTGAAGTGAATCATTGTATctagaaaataaattataaaatgtaAAATAGGACCGGatctttaataaaaatttttatagaacgttttttttattttttattttttcaagttATAATTGttagaaaattaaatattattgtgCGAGCAGTAATTGAatgtaagaaaaaaaaatgattgaTTAGTATTAATTTTTAACAGATATTTAGTTTGATTTCATTAATTATAATCATAACTGTGGAAGTTAATTATTCATTATTGTTATTAGTAAATGAATTTAGAaagataatgagaatgattattagtaaattttaaaatttatatatatatatgtgtttaaCTTTACTTAAGTACTAGTTAATagataattaaaaatacaaattataatgttatatatttaaaaattagaatCTACTGGAAATAAATATATAACCAGCATGTCTAATGTTGTCATAGTCTTTAGAACTGATTAGGAATGTATTTATTAGTAGATGTCATTAACAGTTAATTTTGAGAGATTTCAAGGATTAGTCAAATATTTGTTGTAAATATTTGTTTTACTTTGCCTTAGTCAAATAATTTATGAATGTTGTGTGGCTTCAACTAATATGTGTTGTTGAGTTAATTGTGCAACAATTTTGTTAATGATTTGATCTACTTAGAACTTTATTGCCGCCTAGTAGTAAGTTAGTAATGGTTAATTAGTTGACTAATAATTTGTTATGTTTTtgtagaaattaagaatgttgACCTGTAATCATCCAGTTCCTCCTAATCGGTACGACAATAGGGTGGAGGAGTATTTACGAGTTACTGGATTTTATCATGCATCTCAGATAGGTGTAGTACAGTGCCAGAAAGCACTTGTGAATGCTCTAATTGAACGGTGGCACCCAGATACACATACGTTTCATCTTTCCATTGATGAATGTGCCATAACTCTTGAAGACGTCGCTTTAATTCTTGGTCTTCCGACGGATGGTCTTCCAGTCACGGGGATGACAATGAGTAGTTTCGAAGCGTTGCAGGCTGAGTGTTTGGAACAATTTGGAGTTGCACCGTCTAAGGAACAGTGTAGAGGATGCTGCATAAAACTTACGTGGCTGCgcgacttaaaagaaaatttatagTTGACTGATGAGATAAGTATACGTGGGTATGTGAAGTACCACATTATGTTGCTGATCGGGACGATCTTGTTTGGGGATAAATCTAGGGCAGTTGTGCACTGGAAGTTTCTTCCATTGCTTCGTGATTTCGGCAGTATTAGACAGTATAGCTGGGGATCAGCATGCTTAGCACACCTTTACAGGGCATTATGTAGGGCATCTCACTTTAACTGCAAGGAAATCGATGGTCCACTAACCCTTCTGCTCGTATGGGCTTGGATCCGACTGCCTTATCTATCTCCGCTACCTAGGGAACCACGCAGTTTTCCGCTAGCAAACAGATAATATTATGTTACAATGTATCAATTTCTTGATATTTAAAATTCAGTTGCACTAAATAAATATATCATATTAGGTGGCCTAACTGGGAGCGTGGTGACCGACGATATAGATATCTGACGCTAAGTCACTTTAGGAAGGCTTCGTACGATGTTTTCGagcctccaaatattttttccactgccttttgcttagccaaccatgctttccAATAACTAACGGTGTAGTTGAACTTCGATTGTACCTTTGCTATAACCGATTTTACCTTTAAGGCGGGATCAGCCTCAACCaacggctttattgcttctgcaattgtaTTCGAATCCAACTTCGAATGATCCTGAGAAATTGTGGCTCTGGTACATGTGTGACTGTCATTATACCTCCTTATAACCCAACAGTACTTCCGGCTGATCATGCTAACCCggataagccaatcacaccctGACCCATACTGTGTACACTTAGCATAAAATGTCAaaggctcagactcatacacccgGTAGTCTACGCTTCTTCGTATGGTATACTCTTTTATCGCCTTAATAACAGCTTTCCTAGAACTGAATTCCATCCCAACAgcaaattcaccatctgcgacAAAAGAAATTTCTGCCATAAAGACAACCATACAAAACATATTTAAAACACAAATATTATAACATCGAAAATGAACGTAAACAATTTTTTACTGCATCAATTATAACATAACtccaatttatttatatttaactaATTGACTTATCTACAATGAAAGCAAATTTATTTTTCACTAATTTACTATCAGATATTAATTTCTATTTAACTAACTCAGTGGTTTACTATTTTACTAATAAATACTAATTTATATTAATCTAATTTACTAATTTACTAATAAATACGAATAAATATGTTTACTGAAGTTTTCTAACTTAACACGTAAATCCTAACTAATATTTAACTGATTTGCAAATTTCTATATAACTTCTAATTTATGTTCAACTAATTCAGTCACTTGCTAAAAAATTAACGTTCTTAAACTTAGATACACAAACAggtgaataaaaataaatactaatCCAGTAAATTTTCACACTTTACTTAGCTAGTTGGTCCAACTATCaacataaattattaaaaaattctaaTACATATTATAAATATAGAGAATTATGTACTTGCACTGGTATAATCCAGAAACTCCAGAACATGCATGGTTTCCAAATCCAAAACTCGCATGAATGATAGCTCCTCAAACGGCACTTCGTTTGCCAATGCATTTGCCACATCTGACACATTCGGAGCCATAGGTCCGTCACCTTGATCTTCATCTCCATCTGGACCAACAACTTCGTAGTTGCTTTCGAACTCTTTTTCACTGTCGCTATTGTAATCTTCCCGTAGAATATTCTGGTCGGCCTCAGATTGCTcgaactcaacatacaactcaatGAACGCGAGTTAACTCCGATTTTCAATaaacattgaaaacatctcttgcatgctcgcttcgtccgttacatatttggtttgaaactggACGAATCCACCAAACACCTGCACAGGGTATCTATATAGAATACAGGCTACTCTTCTTGCCCTCTCAGAATGGATCTTTTCACAGAACACACCTTTGAGTTCTTCAAATGAGATTGTGAAAGGAATCACAATATCTAACGGATTTTCACAAACAAATCTTACTCCTTCAGATGTTTGTAataaaatctgaccaaaataatacaccTTCAATAAAACTTTGTCACTCATTTCTTTTAATcccataaacaaaattaaaaacttgAAAACTCGATCTGTAACTAATATGAACGCTAAGTAATGaagaaatagagaaagaaaaatcaGAGGAAAGAaccgttgaagaagaagaagacacgaGTGGGTCTCACCAGCATTCATACACTTTTTTTTAGAGTCCCCAACATGTCGGATCCTCCAATTAGGTATACTTCattcaaaaaattattaaaataatctaCTCGCACCCTCTAATTTCGTTAaacgaattaaaaaaaaataccctCTACTAGCAACTCGGAGAGTCCGATTAAGCGTATCAGAGGATTCAAAAATTCATCCCCTTCAAATCGGACCAACCGATTTGTTGGTCCAAAACTAAAACACAAACATATCTTAGGGTCCGAGCTAAAGCACCTGACACTAGAAAAAAGGCTGCCCCATATATTAGTATGAAATCCCATCATGCCATATTCGGAAATGACACACACCCTCCTTTCATATCAATAAAATTGAGCCGCTAGGTTAGGTTTGTGTAAAATTGAAGAAAGAGCGTGAAAATGGGTTTGaggaatgaaaatgaaaatggaaatggcatcggagagagagagagaacatcCACAATGCTACAGTCACTAAAACATGTAACCAAACGCAgatccctcttctcttctcttctcattCAGAtcaattccttttcttcttcttcttcatcttcttcttctcataaCTGCCACACCGTCTTaagaaaaataaaccaaaacGACGTCGCATCCTCCGTCAAGGACTGGTTCAACACGCGCGACCCACTCATCACCCGAATCTTTCAGATTCTTTCTTCGACGGACTCTAGCTCTGACGCCGCCCTCGACGCCTCTCTCGCCGCCCTAACACTCCCCCGTCTCGACGAGTCCTTCATCCTCACCGTACTCCACCATGGCACCGCCGCCGCCCACGTCTACCCCTGCCTCCGCTTCTTCGATTGGGCCGGCCGCCAGCCCGGCTTCCACCACACGCGCGGCACCTTCTCCGCCATCTTCAGAATCCTCGCACGCAACAGATCAATGTCAACCATCATCGAGTTCCTCCGATCCTTCCGCCGCCATGGCCCCGCCTTCTACCCTCGTGCGCGGTTCAATGATACTCTCGTCATTGGATATGCTATTGCGGGTAAGCCTGAGATTGCACTCCACCATGTTTCATGGTTTGGACTTGGATACCTTTGGTTACCATGTGCTTTTGAATGCCCTtgttgagaagagttatttcgaTGTTGTTGATGTCATTGTTAGGCAGATTAGGATGAGGGGTTTTGATAATCGGTATACCAATGTCCTTGTTATGGAGAGTTTGTGTAAGCAGGGGAGGTTGGATGAAGCTGAAGGGTTCTTGTTTGGCTTGGTGGATGGTGTCAAGGAGTTTCCTGGCTCCGAGGTGagtgtttcttgtgtttcttgtcCGTGTTTTGTGTGGGAGCAATAGGTTTGATCATGGTGTTAGGTTGGTTAGAGGGTTTGGAGATTCGGGGCTGGTTCCGTTGGATCATGCTTATGGGGTTTGGATAAGGGACCTTGTGAAGGGTGGCCTGGTTTGTCGAGATCCACTTAATATGGTTACCATGAATGCTGTGCTGTGCTTCTTTTGCAAGGTGGGGATGGTGGATGTCCCTCTTGATTTGTTCAAGTCCAAGGAAGCATTAGTCATAATTTTCAATTCCAAGGCAATCATGATGGAGCAACTCTTTCAGCTTATCAGTCATGCAATGCCTTGGATTGGAAAATTATGCCTAATGCTTCCACGTATGACAACTTTATAACGGCACTGTGCCGGGCGGGAAGAGTGGAAGATAGTTATTTGAATAGGGGAGATTTTGCTGCTCGTCTTCTCATTGAAATGAAGGAGAAGGGTCATAAAGTGACACCGGCTCTATGTAGAGTTGTTGTTTGTTGATTACTTCAGATGGGCAATTCAAGGTCTCTGCTTTTCAGTTTGTTTGAGATGCTGTCCCATAATGATAGTCAACATTATATTTATGATTGTTTCATTGATGCGGCTGGGCATGCCAAGCAGGCTGAGTTGGCTTGGAAAGTGTTTGAGTTGATGCAGAAGAATGGCATTCAGCCCACTTCATCTTCTCTAATTCTTATGTTGAAAGCTTATTTGAAAAGTGGAAGGACTTATGATGCTCTTATCTTCTTTAATAATGTTTGGTCCCTGGGATTGGCGACTAAAAAGTTATATAATTGCTTAGTTGTTTCTCTCTGCAAGAGCAAGAATCCTGAACCTGCGTATCTgctcttaccccaaatgttaaaaGACGGTTTTCATCCAACCATTGAATGCCATGAGAATCTTCTACTGGAGCTTTGTTCATCGAAAAGATATCATGAGGCAGTGAATCTTGTTAATGTGTATAAGAAAATGGGACGTCGATTAACCTCTTTTCTTGGTAACGTACTTCTTTATCAATCTATGTTTTCACCGGAAGTTTACAATGCCTGTGTTCGTTTAAGAGGAGTGAAAGAGGAGGGAAAAACTGATTGGTCAATGCTTAGCTTTGTGGTTGGTGCATTTTATGGTCATCATAGAGCTAGCCATGTTGAGGACTTGGAGAAATTAATAGCAAAGTGCTTTCCACTTGACATTTACACTTACAATATGTTGTTGAGAAAAGCATGTAAGAGTGATATGGGGAAGGCTTATGAGTTGTTTGAAAGGATGCGTCGAAGGGGCTTTGAGCCCAACCGTTATACCACCATGGTTTATGGTTTCAAAAGGCATGGGATGAGTGACGAGGCTCAGAGGTGGTTTCAAGAAAGTAAAAGGATACTATCCTACAGAGAAACCTGAATGCTCATTTAAGGAACAAGTGGTCAGTATGCGTTAGATATCCAAAATGGTCCACCCAATTTTGGTAAGGATATTTTTTAGAATTGCATATTTATCAAAAGAAAGAAGTTATCTTGGATGCATtggatttagttttttttttttatctgtaTCATTTATTAATATTACTTCCTGTGCAATCCTTTTATGTTGACTATTCCCCTCCCCCACCAAAAAAAAACCCTTCTTTTTATGTGTGGAAGCAATGGGAAATAAAATAGTTTCCACATTGCATTATTTATCAGTTATCACATTAGATTTACATAAGCTGTGATATTTGATTTAACTTCATTTTTATCTGATACTGTTTTTTTTGCAAGTTTGATGTATTGCATCTTAACCTCATTTGATGGTAATAGTCATTGCCcaagaaataaaaaatcaaatatgaTACAAAGTTGAAGCTTCAGATAGGGGATTGGTGTTCCCTCATTGATCTGCAACGTCTTCATTGCATTCTTATTTGAGCATAAGCTATATTGGTTTATCTTTATTTGACAATAGTTCTCTCTTCTACTGGCTCTTATTTTGGTTTGTAGAAGAATTAATCTGTCTTTTTTACCTTGGTTTCTTTAATGATTGTGTGCTTGACTCCCTTCCTTATTTAGAATTTGCACTTGAAGTCATATTTTAGTTCTTACTTCTGTTTGCCATTCATCAAAGCTTTCCTCATATTTCATCAAATGATTAgcctcaaaattttcaaaaacaggaATCAACTATGTTGATCTCTGGGTGGCCTCTTTTATTCTTTTCATGAACATATACTAGTAAATTACTATGAGAGCTTAGTATCTATATTTGTCAGGGATCATACAAGTTTATACTCTTCTTAGAACTCATTTTGCTAGAAACTTGCTACTTAGAAATACAGATTGAAAGCCAATGTTGTAAGAGTAGTTTGGGAGAGCTTTTCGTATAAGGTCTACTGCTTAGTGCAAAAAGAATCTAATTGAAAACTCAACAAACTGATATTGTTGAAAGAAACTGAGAGacgagaagaaaaagaaaggaggaagaagaaatcGCAGGGTGGAGTTGGGGAGACGTTACTTGAGAAgtgtttcaaaatttcaaattggaGAAAATGAAACACACCGGATTTTGCAAAACGTTGAACTATTGCATCTTTTTCTCTGGTGTTTGCACTGCCAAAATTCATGGAGTCATGGTTCAAAGGATCTAAGCTTCATATATTTGAAGATGTTGACAAAGCTGCTTTgaggtttttatttttatttttttgggtgATATATGAAAGTGAAGGAATTGAAAAAGAATGCTGAAAATAAGCGCACTTGATTGTTTTCATCATTGGGTGGCTACTGGCTAAAGATTATACTATTGTTTTGCACCATCAGAAAATCATAGAACCTTGGAAAGTTGGTCTATGGCTCTATGCTAACTATGTAGAAGTAATTTCATCCAATGAAAGAACCTCATAAAGGAAGTTGTCTTGTTGATATTGCTATAACTAGGAGTGATTAGAGCATGTAACTGAATTAATTACATGTGATGCAACTAGGTAAgatatttcattctattttctgatTTTCTTATTCCCTGGTCCAAATTTACTCTAGACTTGAATATGATTGGTTGAAAAATGAGATTCCATTATGAAATGATGCATCATGGCAAAGGCAAAGACAATCCAATAGTTGATGCATGATGCTGAAGAGAGTGTAGTGGCAGCTTCTTGATGGCTACTTGCACAATCTCAACAGAGTGATACGTGCtttaaatgttcgtgatatgaagagatcaaatattatttaaaagttattagtttattttgatatatttttatttttgtttatttaattattagattgGACTTTATGTTTgtgggctttagggttttctttgttttaacttaataagaggttataaatacctcctaagctattgtagtcgtagaatagaatttttagaggtttgaaaacccctttttggtttcgtgatgaaaccatggtgtggacaattgaggttgatgagtccctctcttgttacatcgGGAAATTtggtagaaggttgaggagtcccttcgaatcaattcccaaactatggcgttaacaagttaggttgaggagtccctttcttgttgcgtcaagaaattgggtaaaaagtagagtgattctctttgtactcaatttcaacTTATCTTTTTTGTTcctattttaatttcaatgtatctttttattcagtttgaatccttattttcttgtttatttttttattttcgtatCAAACtgtttttgaga includes:
- the LOC107606567 gene encoding pentatricopeptide repeat-containing protein At1g71210-like, producing MGLRNENENGNGIGERERTSTMLQSLKHVTKRRSLFSSLLIQINSFSSSSSSSSSHNCHTVLRKINQNDVASSVKDWFNTRDPLITRIFQILSSTDSSSDAALDASLAALTLPRLDESFILTVLHHGTAAAHVYPCLRFFDWAGRQPGFHHTRGTFSAIFRILARNRSMSTIIEFLRSFRRHGPAFYPRARFNDTLVIGYAIAGKPEIALHHVSWQIRMRGFDNRYTNVLVMESLCKQGRLDEAEGFLFGLVDGVKEFPGSEVGMVDVPLDLFKSKEALVIIFNSKMGNSRSLLFSLFEMLSHNDSQHYIYDCFIDAAGHAKQAELAWKVFELMQKNGIQPTSSSLILMLKAYLKSGRTYDALIFFNNVWSLGLATKKLYNCLVVSLCKSKNPEPAYLLLPQMLKDGFHPTIECHENLLLELCSSKRYHEAVNLVNVYKKMGRRLTSFLGNVLLYQSMFSPEVYNACVRLRGVKEEGKTDWSMLSFVVGAFYGHHRASHVEDLEKLIAKCFPLDIYTYNMLLRKACKSDMGKAYELFERMRRRGFEPNRYTTMVYGFKRHGMSDEAQRWFQESKRILSYRET
- the LOC110264962 gene encoding protein MAIN-LIKE 2-like; this encodes MQLLPNTDPATCWSSSTRTLRHVAHNTDGSEKLRMLTCNHPVPPNRYDNRVEEYLRVTGFYHASQIGVVQCQKALVNALIERWHPDTHTFHLSIDECAITLEDVALILGLPTDGLPVTGMTMSSFEALQAECLEQFGVAPSKEQLPHYVADRDDLVWG